The Nitrospiria bacterium genomic interval CGGAAGGCTGCTCATCGACAAAAAGGCCAATGCAGGTTACGTAAGGGGGGAGTTTGGAGATAATGATTTGAACCTGCTGAGGTTCAATAAATCGGGCACTCTGCCTGTAAAGAACAAATCCAATCGCATCGGCCCCATATTCAACAGCGGCTTGTGCATCCTCCAGATGGGTAATTCCGCAAATTTTTACCCGTATCATTGCCCCAAAAGCTCCCTTATTTTTCCTGGAATATCCGGACTGGTCATCAAAGCCTCACCTACCAATATGGCGGTTGCCCCCGCTTTTTGAACTTCCAAAACATCTTGCCGGGAGAAAATCCCGCTTTCACTGATCATCACCACCCCTTTAGGAATTTTTCCGGCAAGGCCTCTAGTGGTTTCCAAAGAGGTTTCGAAGGTTTGAAGGTTCCGGTTGTTAATTCCAATGAGTCTGGCTTGTAAAGGAAGAACCCTTTTTAATTCATCCTCTGAGTGGACCTCGATAATGACGGACAGACCCATTTCACGGGCAAGTATATAAAACTGTGTCAATTGATCATCCGGTAATACCGAGGCAATCAAAAGGATGGCATCGGCCCCCCAACGCCTGGCTTCAAAAATTTGATATTCATCAATAATAAAATCTTTTTGAAGAATTGGAAGCGGGCAATTAATTTTGACCAATGGAATAAATTGAAGAGAACCCAGGAAATAATGCTCATCGGTCAAAATGGATAAGGCAGAAGCTCCCGAACCTTCATAAACCTTCGCCAAACCCAATGGATCAAAATGGTTACTTAAAAGACCTTTTGAAGGAGACGCCTTTTTGATCTCAGCAATCAGCGAACAGGTTGACCCCTTGGGTTCTCCATTTTGATGGTGAGAAAGGGCCCGGAAAAAATCCCGGGGTTTAGATAAAAA includes:
- the trpC gene encoding indole-3-glycerol phosphate synthase TrpC, producing MQEILKEIVQNKRTEVEERKNQFPLSFLQNTLHFLSKPRDFFRALSHHQNGEPKGSTCSLIAEIKKASPSKGLLSNHFDPLGLAKVYEGSGASALSILTDEHYFLGSLQFIPLVKINCPLPILQKDFIIDEYQIFEARRWGADAILLIASVLPDDQLTQFYILAREMGLSVIIEVHSEDELKRVLPLQARLIGINNRNLQTFETSLETTRGLAGKIPKGVVMISESGIFSRQDVLEVQKAGATAILVGEALMTSPDIPGKIRELLGQ